Proteins found in one Brassica napus cultivar Da-Ae unplaced genomic scaffold, Da-Ae ScsIHWf_69;HRSCAF=117, whole genome shotgun sequence genomic segment:
- the LOC125605085 gene encoding protein RMD5 homolog produces the protein MELKSIKDAFDRVANKQKLSYTKTHEIIQLLSQELDKALSILQEAPPQFDHRSILADVKKTFMENQLDVALTKYPKFLEKQLNSDISKAYRHNIEFNTHVVNQIIANFLYRQGMFDIGDCFLAETGDESECSTRQSFVEMHQIVDAMEKRELGPALNWAASNSEKLKQTRSDLEMKLHSLRFLEIAKESQNSQEAINYARKHIAGYADSSSLYEIQKLFCSLLWSKNLEHSPYSKLLSPSRWDKAARELTRQYCNILLGEPSESALSITLTAGTQALPVLLKYMNVTASSKKVDWQSMEQLPVAVELSEEFQFHSVFVCPVSKEQASDENPPMMMSCGHVLCKQTINKMSKNGAKSSFKCPYCPTDVDILRCRQLHF, from the coding sequence ATGGAGTTAAAGAGCATTAAGGACGCGTTTGATCGCGTTGCAAACAAGCAGAAACTCTCATACACCAAAACACACGAGATTATTCAGCTGCTCTCTCAAGAACTCGACAAGGCCTTGAGCATATTACAGGAAGCACCACCACAGTTCGATCACAGATCTATCCTCGCCGATGTGAAGAAAACGTTCATGGAGAATCAGCTTGACGTTGCTCTCACCAAGTACCCCAAATTCCTCGAGAAGCAACTCAACTCCGACATATCAAAGGCTTACAGACACAACATCGAGTTCAATACACATGTCGTGAACCAGATAATAGCCAACTTCTTGTACCGTCAAGGAATGTTCGACATCGGCGACTGCTTCCTCGCCGAGACTGGTGATGAATCTGAGTGCTCCACAAGACAGTCTTTCGTCGAAATGCATCAGATAGTGGACGCTATGGAGAAGAGAGAGCTTGGACCAGCTCTTAACTGGGCAGCCTCAAACTCAGAGAAGCTAAAGCAAACAAGATCCGATTTAGAGATGAAGCTTCACAGCTTACGCTTCCTGGAGATAGCTAAAGAGTCCCAAAACTCCCAAGAAGCTATCAACTACGCGAGGAAACACATCGCGGGATACGCTGATAGCAGCTCCCTTTACGAGATCCAGAAGCTCTTTTGTTCTCTCTTATGGAGTAAAAACCTCGAACACTCGCCGTACTCTAAACTCCTCTCTCCCTCTCGATGGGACAAAGCAGCGAGAGAGCTGACGAGACAGTACTGCAACATCCTACTCGGCGAACCATCTGAAAGTGCGTTGAGCATAACGCTAACGGCGGGGACGCAAGCTTTACCTGTGCTGTTGAAGTACATGAACGTGACGGCGAGCAGCAAGAAGGTTGATTGGCAGAGTATGGAGCAGCTTCCTGTGGCCGTGGAGCTGTCCGAGGAGTTTCAGTTTCACTCGGTGTTTGTGTGTCCTGTCTCTAAGGAGCAGGCGAGCGATGAGAATCCTCCGATGATGATGTCGTGTGGTCACGTGCTGTGTAAGCAGACGATCAACAAGATGTCGAAGAATGGTGCGAAGTCTTCTTTCAAGTGTCCTTATTGTCCCACCGATGTTGACATCCTGAGGTGTAGGCAGTTGCATTTTTGA
- the LOC125605084 gene encoding glycine-rich domain-containing protein 2-like, protein MDEEMNQKLEWLEAQKIEISVDLFAAAKQQLQFLAAVDRNRYLFDGPALERAIYRYKACWLPLLAKYTEPSSICEGPLVPPLDCEWVWHCHRLNPVRYKTDCEELYGRVLDNSNVSSSVNGTSKSQTETLWRRLYPTEPYDLDLINKTTSETERKHTTTTYDLVSAVKRQSPFYYQVSRPHVDNDVFLREAVARYKAFLYLIKRNRERSVKLFCVPTYDIDLIWHTHQLHALSYCKDMTKMIGKVLEHDDTDSDRSKGKKLDTGFSGTTAMWEETFGARYWKAGAMNRGNTPKRVTASPCGFLGKKLITAEEDVMVIQSPEVDVIEVVLEIVGVKNLPDAYKGKVFVVFSKTQPDSLFNAERKLSILSESCGEKQVAMFKCEPRGELRFQLMSSKSKALGFVSLSLSEFLFPVSRLSVEKWLELTTPAKRGKDPISLRVAVSFTPPTPSPTVLHMVQTRPSLKDSCFFPLVGKARLAKVFTRVVDESETEVMSLQMRNSSGDTRQVIGEKGSGESLVMAEYDGSYWSLLDCKWSLKKIRSCERDGPLFEIMGERMVRVYSGRKLEYEPKHCAKLRSEQDFFMTAVEFSKIHPYGKAIGLLDLKTGSIEANERWFVLLGIVSAFILSDLLKKEGSLDKVKANVIKEETGVLTDQVKLEEETMMNLDVTTPVLEAAEKVNGGAKCYSKELNASGGCGVGCGVKSGNITEEEGGHCGGCGGSGCSGGGGRCGGMTKISGCGGGSCGGGSCGNCSGGCGNMIKSNANEDVRVAAPEALTTPLQFDYSTTQEPY, encoded by the exons ATGGACGAGGAAATGAATCAAAAACTGGAATGGCTCGAAGCTCAGAAGATAGAGATAAGCGTTGACCTCTTTGCTGCAGCCAAACAACAGCTTCAGTTCCTCGCAGCTGTTGACCGGAACCGTTATCTCTTCGATGGCCCTGCACTCGAAAGAGCCATCTACAG ATACAAAGCTTGTTGGCTTCCTTTGCTAGCTAAATACACTGAGCCCTCTTCCATCTGTGAAGGACCATTAGTCCCTCCTCTTGACTGTGAATGGGTTTGGCATTGCCACAGACTCAACCCG GTGAGGTACAAGACTGACTGCGAGGAACTCTATGGGAGAGTCCTCGACAACTCTAACGTCTCATCTTCCGTTAATGGAACCTCCAAGTCACAAACTGAAACTCTATGGAGGAGACTCTACCCTACAGAGCCTTATGACCTTGACTTGATCAACAAGACAACCTCAGAAACAGAGAGAAAACACACCACCACCACTTATGATCTTGTTTCAGCTGTCAAGAGACAATCTCCGTTCTACTACCAAGTCTCAAGACCTCACGTAGACAACGACGTCTTCCTCCGAGAAGCTGTGGCTAGATACAAAGCCTTCCTCTACTTGATCAAGAGAAACCGAGAAAGATCGGTTAAGCTTTTCTGCGTTCCAACTTACGATATCGACCTAATCTGGCACACGCACCAGCTCCACGCTCTCTCTTACTGCAAGGACATGACGAAGATGATCGGTAAGGTCTTGGAGCATGATGACACGGACTCTGACCGTAGCAAAGGTAAGAAGCTGGATACTGGCTTCTCTGGAACTACTGCTATGTGGGAAGAAACGTTTGGTGCAAGGTACTGGAAAGCTGGTGCTATGAACCGAGGTAACACCCCAAAGAGGGTTACAGCTTCTCCTTGTGGTTTCTTGGGGAAGAAGTTAATAACTGCTGAAGAGGATGTAATGGTGATACAATCTCCAGAGGTGGATGTTATTGAGGTTGTGTTGGAGATTGTTGGTGTTAAGAACTTGCCAGATGCTTATAAAGGGAAAGTGTTTGTTGTGTTTAGTAAAACACAACCTGATTCGTTGTTTAACGCTGAGCGTAAGCTTAGTATTTTGTCCGAGTCTTGTGGGGAGAAGCAAGTCGCTATGTTTAAGTGTGAGCCTAGAGGAGAGCTTAGGTTTCAGCTAATGTCTTCTAAGTCTAAAGCCTTAGGGTTTGTGTCTTTGTCTTTGTCTGAGTTTCTGTTTCCGGTTAGTAGACTCTCTGTTGAGAAGTGGCTTGAGTTAACAACACCAGCTAAAAGAGGAAAGGACCCCATCTCTCTGCGAGTTGCTGTCTCGTTTACTCCACCAACTCCTAGTCCGACTGTTCTACACATGGTTCAGACAAGACCTTCACTGAAAGACTCTTGTTTCTTCCCTCTTGTCGGAAAGGCACGTCTTGCTAAGGTGTTTACACGCGTTGTAGATGAATCCGAGACAGAGGTGATGAGTCTTCAGATGAGAAACTCTAGCGGTGATACAAGACAAGTGATTGGTGAGAAAGGGAGTGGTGAAAGTTTGGTGATGGCAGAGTATGATGGGAGTTATTGGTCTTTGCTTGATTGTAAATGGTCACTTAAGAAGATAAGGAGTTGTGAGAGAGATGGTCCTTTGTTTGAGATTATGGGTGAGAGAATGGTGAGAGTTTACTCAGGGAGGAAGCTGGAGTATGAGCCAAAACATTGTGCAAAGCTGAGAAGTGAGCAAGATTTTTTCATGACTGCTGTTGAGTTCTCAAAGATACATCCTTATGGTAAAGCTATAGGGCTGCTAGATTTGAAAACTGGTTCTATTGAG GCAAATGAGAGATGGTTTGTTTTGCTTGGAATAGTATCTGCTTTCATACTCAGTGATCTTCTCAAGAAGGAAGGCTCTTTAGACAAAGTGAAAGCTAATGTAATAAAAGAGGAGACTGGAGTTTTGACTGATCAAGTGAAGttagaagaagaaacaatgATGAATTTGGACGTCACTACTCCAGTTTTGGAAGCAGCTGAGAAGGTAAATGGTGGTGCTAAGTGCTATTCTAAGGAGCTTAATGCTAGCGGTGGCTGCGGTGTTGGTTGTGGTGTAAAAAGTGGGAACATTACTGAAGAAGAAGGTGGTCATTGTGGTGGTTGTGGTGGTAGTGGGTGCAGTGGAGGCGGTGGAAGATGTGGTGGGATGACGAAGATCAGTGGCTGCGGTGGCGGCTCATGCGGTGGCGGTTCCTGCGGTAACTGCAGTGGAGGATGTGGTAATATGATCAAGAGTAATGCTAATGAAGATGTTCGAGTAGCAGCACCAGAAGCTCTAACGACGCCGTTACAGTTTGATTATTCAACTACACAAGAACCATATTAA